A section of the Rhodobacter sp. genome encodes:
- a CDS encoding efflux RND transporter permease subunit, with product MNLSTWSIRNPVPPIALFVVLCVAGLVSFSRLPVTEMPNVDLPVVLVDVAAPGTAPSEIASQVIQPIETAVSDIAGLRHIEAIARDGGGHLTIQFEFGTNTDRALNDVKDAVTSARSQMPDTASDPVVQRLDFTGRPILTYAVADQTRSIEELSTFVDDVVARALQGADGVGSVSRLGGADREIRVDLDPDRLLALNLTASSVSQQLAQTNLDQGGGQGDLFGAQYAIRALGSALTLDQLAETPIRLPTGDTVRLNQLGTVTDGASEATSFALYNGRPVVAFGVFRATGASDLVAAASAEAKLDELRALYPDTEFSLIDDATVHTEATFESAMETLYEGALLAIIVVFLFLRDWRATIVALIALPLSAIPTFIVMDLLGFSLNTISLLGITLVVGILVDDAIVEIENIVRHIHMGRRAYEAAMEAATEIGTTVIAISMTIVAVFAPVSFMGGVAGEFFKQFGLTVAVAVLFSLAVARLITPLFAAYFMKSKPDGHAVKDGVIMRTYLRTLGWTLRNRTITLIFGLLIFGASIYSATLLPQEFIPESDTGRAAVAVELPPGTTIAEARAAGLAITRRILEVPEVRRAFVDGSSATSFTVQVNYGDKSERSRDFRAINADLERHLADLPDMRLYVLAQDAQRDITINVLADTEAGAAQAAGALLSQMRALPLIRHVSSEAALLRPEIQITPDPERAAELGVTSATLASAIRIATIGDLDTNLAQFDAGDERIPIRVRLNEATRTDVSRLIGFRVPSARGTMVPLGAIAEVRLSSGVSVIERYDRRYRVSIQADLAPGAYLGPATAAIEALPAATHMPDGTEIQPSGDVETMKDIFSSFALAMGSGLMLVYVVLVLLFNSFITPLTIMLSLPLAIGGAIFALYLYGSGIGLSVVIGFLMLMGIVTKNAIMLVEFALEGVKGGMDRATAMIDAGHKRARPIVMTTIAMAAGMVPSALGTSSGGEFRAPMAIAVIGGLLLSTALSLLFVPSVFSVLEGLKDRMRRLLQWMLGGDSLSSHRRH from the coding sequence ATGAACCTTTCGACCTGGTCGATCCGCAACCCGGTTCCGCCGATCGCGTTGTTCGTGGTGCTCTGCGTGGCGGGGCTGGTCAGTTTCTCGCGCCTGCCGGTGACCGAGATGCCGAACGTGGACCTGCCGGTGGTGCTGGTCGATGTCGCCGCCCCCGGCACCGCCCCCTCCGAGATCGCCTCGCAGGTAATCCAGCCGATCGAAACCGCGGTCAGCGACATCGCCGGCCTGCGCCACATCGAGGCCATCGCACGCGACGGTGGCGGGCATCTGACGATCCAGTTCGAGTTCGGCACCAACACGGACCGCGCGCTCAACGACGTGAAGGATGCCGTCACCTCGGCGCGCAGCCAGATGCCGGACACGGCCTCGGACCCGGTGGTGCAGCGGCTGGATTTCACCGGGCGGCCGATCCTGACCTATGCCGTGGCCGACCAGACCCGCAGCATCGAGGAGCTGTCCACCTTTGTCGATGACGTGGTGGCACGCGCGCTTCAGGGTGCGGACGGGGTCGGCAGCGTCTCGCGGCTGGGCGGCGCCGACCGCGAGATCCGCGTCGATCTCGATCCCGACCGGCTGCTGGCGCTGAACCTGACCGCAAGCTCGGTCAGCCAGCAACTGGCGCAGACCAATCTCGACCAGGGCGGCGGCCAGGGCGATCTGTTCGGCGCGCAATACGCAATCCGCGCGCTGGGATCGGCGCTGACGCTGGACCAGTTGGCCGAAACGCCGATCCGTCTGCCCACGGGCGACACGGTGCGGCTGAACCAGTTGGGCACGGTCACCGACGGCGCCAGCGAGGCGACCAGTTTCGCCCTCTACAACGGCCGCCCGGTGGTGGCCTTTGGCGTGTTCCGCGCGACCGGGGCCAGCGACCTGGTGGCCGCGGCCTCGGCCGAGGCCAAGCTGGACGAGCTGCGCGCCCTCTATCCCGATACCGAATTCTCGCTGATCGACGATGCCACCGTCCACACCGAGGCAACCTTCGAATCCGCGATGGAGACCCTCTACGAGGGGGCGCTGCTGGCGATCATCGTCGTCTTTCTGTTCCTGCGCGACTGGCGCGCGACGATCGTTGCGCTGATCGCCCTGCCCCTTTCGGCGATCCCGACCTTCATCGTCATGGACCTGCTGGGCTTTTCCCTGAACACGATCAGCCTGCTGGGCATCACGCTGGTGGTGGGGATCCTGGTCGATGATGCGATCGTCGAGATCGAGAACATCGTCCGGCACATCCACATGGGCCGGCGCGCCTATGAGGCCGCGATGGAGGCCGCGACCGAGATCGGCACCACGGTGATCGCGATTTCCATGACCATCGTCGCGGTCTTTGCGCCGGTCAGCTTCATGGGGGGCGTCGCGGGCGAATTCTTCAAGCAGTTCGGCCTGACCGTGGCGGTGGCGGTGCTGTTCTCGCTGGCGGTGGCGCGTCTCATCACGCCGCTGTTCGCGGCCTATTTCATGAAAAGCAAACCCGACGGGCACGCGGTCAAGGACGGCGTCATCATGCGGACCTATCTGCGCACGCTGGGCTGGACGCTGCGCAACCGCACCATCACGCTGATCTTCGGACTGCTGATCTTCGGCGCATCGATCTATTCGGCGACGCTGCTGCCGCAAGAGTTCATCCCCGAATCCGACACCGGGCGCGCGGCCGTCGCGGTGGAACTGCCGCCCGGCACCACCATCGCCGAGGCCCGCGCGGCGGGGCTCGCGATCACGCGCCGCATTCTCGAGGTGCCCGAAGTCCGGCGCGCCTTTGTGGACGGGTCTTCGGCGACCAGCTTCACCGTGCAGGTGAACTATGGCGACAAGTCCGAACGCAGCCGCGATTTCCGCGCCATCAACGCCGATCTGGAACGCCATCTGGCGGACCTGCCCGACATGCGGCTCTATGTTCTGGCGCAAGACGCGCAGCGCGACATCACGATCAACGTGCTGGCCGACACCGAGGCCGGCGCGGCCCAGGCGGCCGGGGCGCTGCTGTCGCAGATGCGCGCGCTGCCGTTGATCCGCCATGTGTCCAGCGAGGCCGCGCTTCTGCGCCCCGAGATCCAGATCACCCCCGACCCCGAACGCGCCGCGGAACTGGGTGTCACCTCGGCCACGCTGGCCTCGGCCATCCGCATCGCGACGATCGGCGATCTGGACACCAACCTGGCGCAATTCGACGCGGGCGACGAGCGCATCCCGATCCGCGTGCGCCTGAACGAGGCGACGCGCACCGACGTCTCGCGCCTGATCGGGTTCCGCGTTCCGTCCGCAAGGGGCACGATGGTGCCACTGGGGGCCATCGCCGAGGTGCGCCTGTCCTCGGGCGTGTCGGTGATCGAACGCTACGACCGCCGCTACCGGGTGTCGATTCAGGCCGATCTGGCACCAGGCGCCTATCTGGGCCCGGCGACCGCCGCGATCGAGGCCCTGCCCGCCGCCACCCACATGCCTGACGGGACCGAGATCCAGCCCTCGGGCGATGTCGAGACGATGAAGGACATCTTTTCCAGCTTCGCCCTGGCGATGGGCTCGGGCCTGATGCTGGTCTATGTGGTGCTTGTGCTGCTGTTCAACAGCTTCATCACCCCCCTGACCATCATGCTGTCGCTGCCCCTGGCGATCGGCGGCGCGATCTTTGCGCTCTATCTCTATGGATCGGGGATCGGCCTGTCAGTGGTGATCGGCTTCCTGATGCTGATGGGGATCGTCACCAAGAACGCCATCATGCTGGTCGAATTCGCGCTCGAGGGCGTCAAGGGGGGCATGGACCGCGCCACGGCGATGATCGACGCGGGGCACAAGCGCGCGCGCCCGATCGTCATGACCACGATCGCGATGGCGGCGGGCATGGTGCCCTCGGCGCTGGGAACCAGCTCGGGGGGCGAGTTCCGCGCGCCGATGGCGATCGCGGTGATCGGCGGGCTCTTGCTGTCCACGGCGCTGTCGCTGCTGTTCGTGCCCTCGGTCTTCAGCGTGCTCGAAGGGTTGAAGGACCGGATGCGCCGGTTGCTGCAATGGATGCTGGGCGGCGACAGCCTGTCGTCGCACCGCCGCCACTGA
- a CDS encoding DUF1501 domain-containing protein, with protein MLNRRAFLRTGAAGLLGSLAASRLAFAAAPTDNRFVFVFLRGGLDGLHALAPFADADYHRLRPGLALQADQVLSLDGYFGMHPALAPLMPLWQDGTLGFVPAAATGYRERSHFDGQNMLENGSGQPFGARDGWLNRAILGLNGGDRRLGLALGPAVPLILQGPAHVQAWVDEQLPDLDEDFLARLAQVYQADPLFAAALGDARGAPEPDMGMGAAGAQGDRRAFSVAARAAGDLLARADGPRIAVMELQGWDTHTGQAWRLERMLETLADGLRTLADRLGPAWAQTVVMVGSEFGRTAAQNGSGGTDHGTGGLAMLAGGAVRGGRIAGRWPGLNDAALFEDRDVLAANAYEGIFKAILIRHLGLTPAFVEAAVFPDSRAIAPMEGLLR; from the coding sequence ATGCTGAACCGCCGTGCCTTTCTGCGAACCGGGGCCGCCGGGCTTCTGGGTTCGCTGGCCGCCTCGCGGCTGGCCTTTGCCGCGGCGCCCACCGACAACCGCTTTGTCTTTGTCTTTCTGCGCGGCGGGCTCGACGGGTTGCACGCGCTGGCGCCCTTTGCCGACGCCGATTATCACCGGCTCAGGCCCGGGCTGGCGTTGCAGGCCGATCAGGTGCTGTCTTTGGACGGGTATTTCGGGATGCACCCCGCGCTGGCGCCGCTGATGCCTCTGTGGCAGGACGGCACGCTCGGTTTCGTCCCCGCCGCCGCGACCGGATACCGCGAGCGGTCCCATTTCGACGGGCAGAACATGCTCGAGAACGGCTCGGGCCAGCCGTTCGGGGCGCGCGACGGCTGGCTGAACCGGGCGATCCTGGGGCTGAACGGGGGCGACCGGCGGCTGGGGCTGGCGCTGGGGCCCGCGGTGCCGCTGATCCTGCAAGGGCCGGCGCATGTGCAGGCCTGGGTGGATGAACAACTGCCCGACCTGGACGAGGATTTCCTGGCCCGCCTGGCGCAGGTCTATCAGGCCGATCCGCTCTTTGCCGCGGCGCTGGGCGACGCGCGGGGCGCGCCGGAACCCGACATGGGCATGGGCGCCGCCGGTGCCCAGGGGGATCGGCGGGCCTTTTCGGTGGCGGCGCGGGCCGCGGGGGATCTGTTGGCGCGCGCCGACGGGCCGCGCATCGCGGTGATGGAGCTGCAAGGCTGGGACACCCACACCGGGCAAGCCTGGCGGCTCGAACGGATGCTGGAGACGCTGGCGGACGGGCTGCGCACGCTGGCCGACCGGCTGGGCCCCGCCTGGGCGCAAACCGTGGTCATGGTCGGGTCCGAATTCGGCCGCACCGCCGCGCAGAACGGCTCAGGGGGGACCGACCACGGCACCGGCGGGCTGGCCATGCTGGCGGGGGGCGCGGTGCGCGGCGGGCGGATCGCCGGGCGCTGGCCCGGGCTGAACGACGCGGCCCTGTTCGAGGACCGCGACGTCCTGGCCGCCAACGCCTACGAAGGGATCTTCAAGGCGATCCTGATCCGGCACCTTGGCCTGACCCCGGCCTTTGTCGAGGCTGCGGTCTTTCCGGACAGCCGCGCCATCGCCCCGATGGAGGGGCTTCTGCGCTGA
- a CDS encoding DUF1800 domain-containing protein, which produces MRDIDSFTALNRFGMGAGPGDAALIGGDPRGFVGAQIVPSAGLPAALAGFAPSATMIADYATARRARDGSLRAVNQRQFEAYRDEVLAAAALAVTTPAPLRERMVRFWANHFTVSRSRGPIANMIPAYVREAIRPHVFGRFADMLKTVVRHPCMLIYLDNPSSIGPRSASGAVRMRQQGLETTLNENLAREVLELHTLGVDGGYSQDDVIQFALALTGWSHGGLRRGGGEEIHGRFVFVPRQHEPGPKTILGRTYPEDGEAEVPRILDDLARHPATAQHLATKLVRHFVADDPPPQAVARITRVYLDSDGDLAEVTRAIAALDAAWADPLAKVKSHQEFVLAVNRAAGNATPQVPDLFRPLRLLGQFPYLAPSPQGWGDRASDWIGPETVMIRLEWAHQFAARRAGGQDLRQAFDATIGPVARDATRTWVFRAPSQDAGLTMIWTSPEFQRR; this is translated from the coding sequence ATGCGCGACATCGACAGTTTCACCGCGCTCAACCGGTTCGGCATGGGCGCGGGGCCCGGCGACGCGGCGCTGATCGGTGGCGACCCGCGCGGCTTTGTGGGGGCGCAGATCGTGCCGTCGGCGGGCCTGCCGGCGGCGCTGGCCGGCTTTGCCCCCAGCGCGACGATGATCGCCGATTACGCGACCGCGCGGCGGGCGCGCGACGGGTCCCTGCGCGCCGTGAACCAGCGCCAGTTCGAAGCCTACCGCGACGAGGTCCTGGCCGCGGCGGCGCTGGCGGTCACCACGCCCGCGCCGTTGCGCGAACGGATGGTGCGCTTCTGGGCCAACCATTTCACCGTGTCGCGCAGCCGCGGCCCGATCGCCAACATGATCCCCGCCTATGTGCGCGAGGCGATCCGTCCCCATGTCTTTGGCCGTTTCGCGGACATGCTGAAGACCGTGGTGCGCCATCCGTGCATGTTGATCTATCTGGACAATCCGTCCTCGATCGGGCCGCGATCGGCCTCGGGCGCGGTGCGGATGCGCCAGCAGGGGCTGGAAACCACGCTGAACGAGAACCTCGCGCGCGAGGTGCTGGAGCTGCACACGCTGGGGGTCGATGGCGGCTATTCCCAGGATGACGTGATCCAGTTCGCGCTGGCCCTCACCGGGTGGAGCCATGGCGGCCTCAGGCGTGGCGGGGGCGAGGAGATTCACGGCCGCTTCGTCTTTGTCCCGCGACAGCATGAACCGGGGCCCAAGACCATCCTGGGCCGCACCTATCCCGAGGACGGCGAGGCCGAGGTGCCGCGCATCCTTGACGATCTCGCGCGCCACCCGGCGACGGCGCAGCACCTGGCGACCAAGCTGGTGCGCCATTTCGTGGCCGACGATCCGCCGCCCCAGGCCGTGGCGCGCATTACCCGGGTCTATCTGGACAGCGACGGCGACCTGGCCGAGGTGACGCGCGCGATCGCCGCGCTCGACGCCGCCTGGGCCGATCCGCTGGCCAAGGTCAAGTCGCATCAGGAGTTCGTCCTGGCGGTGAACCGCGCGGCCGGAAACGCCACGCCGCAGGTGCCCGACCTGTTCCGCCCGCTGCGCTTGCTGGGCCAGTTCCCCTATCTGGCGCCCTCGCCGCAGGGTTGGGGGGACCGCGCGTCGGACTGGATCGGGCCGGAAACGGTGATGATCCGGCTGGAATGGGCGCATCAGTTCGCGGCCCGGCGCGCGGGCGGGCAGGACCTGCGACAGGCGTTCGACGCCACCATCGGCCCCGTGGCGCGCGATGCGACCCGCACCTGGGTGTTCCGCGCCCCCTCGCAGGACGCGGGGCTGACGATGATCTGGACCAGCCCGGAATTCCAGAGGAGGTGA
- the aroQ gene encoding type II 3-dehydroquinate dehydratase, with amino-acid sequence MTQTILILNGPNLNLLGRRQPDVYGRDTLDDVARDCAAVGAEFGLETRLLQSNWEGQIVDWIHEARETAAGIIINPAALTHTSIAVLDALHAFEGPVIEVHISQVHKREAFRHQSYVSLRADAVMAGFGIHGYALAMRHMGRLLANPDEKNRD; translated from the coding sequence ATGACCCAGACGATCCTTATCCTGAACGGCCCCAACCTGAACCTGCTGGGACGGCGCCAGCCGGACGTCTACGGCCGCGACACGCTGGACGACGTGGCCCGCGACTGTGCCGCCGTGGGCGCCGAGTTCGGGCTTGAGACCCGGCTGTTGCAATCGAATTGGGAGGGGCAGATCGTGGACTGGATCCACGAGGCCCGCGAGACCGCCGCCGGCATCATCATCAACCCGGCGGCGCTGACGCACACCTCGATCGCGGTTCTGGATGCGCTGCACGCCTTCGAGGGCCCGGTGATCGAGGTCCATATCAGCCAGGTGCACAAGCGCGAGGCCTTCCGCCACCAGTCCTATGTCAGCCTCCGCGCCGACGCGGTGATGGCCGGGTTCGGCATTCACGGCTATGCGCTGGCGATGCGGCATATGGGGCGGCTGCTGGCCAATCCCGATGAAAAGAATCGGGATTGA